In Thunnus thynnus chromosome 4, fThuThy2.1, whole genome shotgun sequence, a genomic segment contains:
- the gpr25 gene encoding probable G-protein coupled receptor 25 — protein MDAYTIKSYDDDYYYYGENSSATGDFNFSVDCPDSNLHGTNVFLPTMYYLIFFTGFLGNLFVISIVGSKGRRGGRLVDTFVINLALADLIFVLTLPLWAVSASQNGHWNFGKFGDMLCRLSSYIIAVNRFSNISFLTCMSVDRYLAVVKLLDSRYLRTSGCIRVTCAVVWFSSMLLGIPSMLYRRVAETSDGLYCLEDNSSLLFLGLSLTMVVLTFIFPVLIIMLCYGTIIMHLNKHCVAAANPRAEARRRHSLKMVLSIIVAFVVSWLPFNIFKAIIIGSQLSNANLSCDTQLWHKNGLLISCCLAFLNSCVNPAIYFFLDRQFRRRAEILCKFCIGNPKVRHSLNSSASFTNNGTSESFGTGGGRTQLQLLE, from the coding sequence ATGGATGCCTACACCATTAAGTCATATGATGATGATTACTACTATTATGGGGAAAACAGCAGTGCAACAGGTGACTTTAATTTCTCTGTGGATTGTCCAGACTCAAACCTTCATGGCACCAACGTCTTTCTGCCCACGATGTATTACCTCATATTTTTCACAGGCTTTTTGGGCAACCTTTTTGTTATCTCAATCGTGGGAAGCAAAGGGAGAAGAGGTGGGCGACTAGTAGACACATTTGTCATCAACCTAGCCCTGGCTGACCTGATCTTCGTCCTCACGCTGCCACTGTGGGCCGTCTCTGCCAGCCAGAACGGCCACTGGAACTTTGGGAAATTTGGGGACATGCTGTGCAGGCTGAGCAGCTACATTATCGCTGTGAATCGCTTCTCCAACATCTCCTTTCTTACCTGCATGAGTGTTGATCGTTACCTTGCTGTGGTGAAATTGCTGGATTCAAGATACCTCAGAACTAGTGGGTGCATTCGTGTCACGTGTGCTGTAGTCTGGTTCAGCTCCATGTTGCTTGGCATCCCATCCATGTTGTACCGAAGAGTGGCGGAGACCAGCGATGGACTCTACTGTCTGGAAGATAACAGCTCACTTTTGTTTCTTGGCCTGAGCTTGACCATGGTGGTACTCACCTTTATCTTTCCAGTGTTAATCATCATGCTCTGCTACGGCACCATCATCATGCACCTGAACAAGCACTGTGTTGCTGCTGCAAATCCTCGAGCGGAGGCCCGGCGCAGACACTCCCTCAAGATGGTCCTTTCCATTATAGTGGCCTTTGTGGTGTCCTGGCTCCCCTTCAACATCTTCAAAGCCATTATAATTGGCTCGCAGCTCTCAAATGCTAATCTGAGTTGTGATACTCAGTTGTGGCATAAAAACGGGCTCCTCATCTCATGCTGCCTGGCCTTCCTCAACAGCTGTGTCAATCCAGCCATCTACTTTTTCCTGGACCGTCAATTCAGACGACGGGCCGAGATCCTGTGCAAGTTCTGCATAGGAAATCCAAAGGTGCGGCACAGCCTCAACTCCTCTGCTTCATTCACCAACAATGGCACTTCAGAGAGCTTCGGAACAGGTGGTGGGAGAACTCAGCTTCAGCTGTTGGAGTAG